GGCCAACGGCCTGTCGCCTGACTTGTCCGGGCAGTACTTCGCCAATGCCGCGGACACCCGCACCAAGGGCGTCGACCTGGTGGCCGAGTACCGCCAGCCGCTCGCCGAGTACGGCACCGTGCGCTGGAGCCTGGCCTACAACCGCAACAAGACCAGCATCCGTGACCTGGCCGATACCCCGGCGAGCCTGTCGAGCCTCGGCGCAGGGTACGTGCTGTTCGACCGCCAACAGCAGATCGACCTGACCAAGGCCACGCCCAAGGACAAGTGGATCCTCAACAGCAACTACAAGGTCGACGACTGGACGGTGAACCTGACCTTGACCCGCTACGGCGAGTACACCGAAGGCTCGAACATCCCGGCCAACGACCGCACCTACGGCGCCAAGTGGATCACCGACATCGACGTGGCCTACGACCTCACCCAGAACATCACGGTGGCGCTGGGGGCCAACAACCTGTTCGACAAGTACCCGGACAAGATCGGCATCGTGCCCTGGGCCGGGACCTACGAGTACGGGATGTTCTCGCCCTATGGGCTGGGTGGGGGCTACTACTACGGCCGTGTGAGCCTGGCGTTCTGATGAGTCATTTATTCAGTGGGCGTTACATGCTGACGGGGTTGCTGTGCCTGATGCTGGGGATCGCTCACGCGGACGAAACCCTGCGCGTCTCCAGCCAGAAGAACTCGCTGCAGGTGCTGCTGCAGGCCGCCGGCGAGCTCGACGATGTGCCGTACCCCCTGGAGTTCGCCGCCTTCGGCGCCGCCGCACCCACCGCCGAAGCCCTGGCGGCCGGGGCGGTGGATATCGGCACCCTGGGCACCGCGCCGTTCGTGTTCGCCACCGCGGCCGGCGCCGGGCTCAAGACCGTCGGGGTGGTGCGCCTGCAGGTGACGCCCACGGCGGTGGCGATCGTCGTGCCCGAAGCGTCGCCGCTGAGCGACGCGGCGTCGCTGGTGGGCCGGCGCATCACCACCACCCGTGGCTCCATCGGCCATTACCTGGCGCTGGCAGCGTTGCGCGCCACTGGCCACAGCGGCCGCGACGCCACGTTCGTGTTTCTCCAACCAGGCGAGTCACGCAGCCTGCTGGCCAACGGCGGCGCCGACGCCTGGGCCACCTGGGACCCGTACACCAGCATGGTCCAGCTCGAAGGCGGCACGCGGGTGCTGGTCAGTGGCGAAGGCTTGTTCGCCGGCAACATGCTGCTGGTGGCCAACCCTGCGGCGATCCGCGACAAGCCGGCGCAACTGCGGGATTTCCTGCGCCGGGTTGGCCGCGCCTGGGACTGGGCCAGCGCCCATGCCGAGCAGTTTTCGGCGATCCAGGCCCGCCAGAGCGGGCTGCCGCTGGAGGTGCACCTACGCTCGAACCGCTTTTCACAGCCACGCAGGGCCCTGGTGGACGACGCGCTGGTCAGGGACTTGGCCGACACCGCCCGGCTGTACCAAGACGAGGGGGTGATCGGCCCGGGCTTCGTTGCCGAACAACAGGTGGACGAGCAGTTCAATGAAGTATCGGAAGTTCAGTGAAAGTTATCCGCTGTGGGAAACTTAAGTTGTAATTTTTATAATGTTCATGCGCATTACTGATAATGCCATAAGTTGCTATGTAATATTTTGAAAAAAGTTTTGGGGCTAGAGAAAAACGATATTTCACAAGTGCTTGCCGCTTGTTGAAGATGGCCTGGCGACCATCGGAAGTCGCCGGTTAGCCGCCACTCACAGGTGCAGTCAAACCGTTCAGGAATAGGCGAGGGAGTGTTCATGCTGACGATTACCACGGTCGAGGAATTGACCGCCGCACAGTTAGACGATGTGATTCACGCCCGCACACTGGGCATCCTGATCAAAGGCTTCGCACCCGCCGATACCGTGGCCCTGGCCCTGGAGCGCCTGAGTCATCACGAACTGCGTGGTGCCTTCAGCGAGCAGACCGAGTTCGTGCGCCTGGGCAAGGCCTACATCGAGATCAGGGACGAGGCCAGCCGCGCCGAGTACCACGGCCAGGCCATCGCCAACATTCGCAAGATCCGCAGCGCCTTCGGCCCGCTGGCATCGCCCATCGACCATTTGCGCCTGCTGCTCGACGAGGTCTGGCCCAAAGGGGCGCGGCTGCTGGATGTGAACGGGCGCAAGTGCTTCGTCGGCATCGCCCGCTTCCAGGGCAACAACGTCGACCTCACGCCGCATACCGATGACCTGGCCCGCAATGCCCCGGCCGACCACCAGCCGCGGCTGCTCACCCAGCTGTCGACCAACATCTACCTGCAGATCCCCGAGGACGGCGGCGAGCTGGAAATCTGGAACCTGCACCCCGACGAGGCCGAGTACGAACGCCTGCGCGGCCAGCGCGCCTACGGTATCGAGCGCCACCTGCTGCCGCCGCCGGACTTGGTGGTCAAGCCCGAGGCGGGCGACCTGATCTTTCTCAACCCGCGGTTGATCCACGCGGTGCGCCCCTCGGCCACCAGCACCCGGGTCACCCTCGGCGTATTCATCGGTTATTTCGGCGACGACCAGCCTTTGGCCTACTGGAGCTAAGCAACATGAGCAATGTGGAAGCGATCAACCTCAAAGCCTATTTCAACAAGGGCGGCGAAGAGCTGGACTTCACCGGCAAGCGCTGCGTGCTGGCAGTCAGCGTGGGCCAGGAATACCACGAGGAGCAGAAACTCAGCTCCACCGTGCACCTGATCAACAAATCCGGCTTCAGCCAGGTGAAGGTGGTGGTGGCCGACACCTTGCAGCGCCACAACAAGCACGGCAAGTCGCCGGGCGAGGCGCTGTCGGCGTCGATTCGC
This sequence is a window from Pseudomonas maumuensis. Protein-coding genes within it:
- a CDS encoding 2OG-Fe(II) oxygenase produces the protein MLTITTVEELTAAQLDDVIHARTLGILIKGFAPADTVALALERLSHHELRGAFSEQTEFVRLGKAYIEIRDEASRAEYHGQAIANIRKIRSAFGPLASPIDHLRLLLDEVWPKGARLLDVNGRKCFVGIARFQGNNVDLTPHTDDLARNAPADHQPRLLTQLSTNIYLQIPEDGGELEIWNLHPDEAEYERLRGQRAYGIERHLLPPPDLVVKPEAGDLIFLNPRLIHAVRPSATSTRVTLGVFIGYFGDDQPLAYWS
- a CDS encoding aliphatic sulfonate ABC transporter substrate-binding protein, with the protein product MSHLFSGRYMLTGLLCLMLGIAHADETLRVSSQKNSLQVLLQAAGELDDVPYPLEFAAFGAAAPTAEALAAGAVDIGTLGTAPFVFATAAGAGLKTVGVVRLQVTPTAVAIVVPEASPLSDAASLVGRRITTTRGSIGHYLALAALRATGHSGRDATFVFLQPGESRSLLANGGADAWATWDPYTSMVQLEGGTRVLVSGEGLFAGNMLLVANPAAIRDKPAQLRDFLRRVGRAWDWASAHAEQFSAIQARQSGLPLEVHLRSNRFSQPRRALVDDALVRDLADTARLYQDEGVIGPGFVAEQQVDEQFNEVSEVQ